The genome window GCGGAGCTCAGCAGGCATTCAGCAATCTGCAACAGGCTATGCAAGGTCATCATCATGGCCATCATCATGGCGGGGGAATCAATACTACTGTAAGCACCACAGCCGCAATTACAAACTCTTCTTCTACTTTTAATGCCACTACTGGCGCCACTGTAAATACTGTTGCATAATTAAGATATCGCTAAGTGCTATCAATTAGAAGTAGTTTTTTAAAATAATATTTATCAATATAACATAATTTATCTAGAAAACTAAATTTTTAGCGTACAAGGGCAGGCCAAGTAACCTGCCCTTGTGAATAGGGCAAAAAAGCGCCTTCTCTTGCAAAGGATTTTTGAAATGCTCCGCCTTGATATTTGATTGGTTGGATTACAGCCCAAGTTACAAGATTGACTTGGTTTTCAATCCGGTATTTTCGCTTCAACCAAAAAGATTGCCAATATGGCCGAGAGATTGAATAAAGAATGAAACCCAGGCCAGGAGATGGTAACCGAAGAATCCGTCTGTTACCGAATTCTTGCATTTATATAAAAATGGAATTACATTGGGAATTAAATTTGAGAGGAAGGATGCGTAAAAATCTTTCCTAACCTCAAAAGATTCAGCGCTGCAATTTCAAACAAAAATCTTGACAGTGCCTTTGGGAGAAAAATATCATGATTAAAAAGAGTATATCTTGCCTAGTGATGGGCAATTTTTACCTGACTCTTTTCATTTATGCCATCTTAAACGGAGTGGCCTACGCCGGTCCATTGGCCTATATAACAAATTTCGATCAAGATTCAGTCTATGTCATAGATACTACAACTAATACAGTTATAAGTGAGATAGGGGTTGGCAGATGGCCTTTTGGCATAGCTATCACATCAGATGGATCAAGAGCATATGTAACAAACAATCTTGATAATACAGTTTCTGTCATAGACATAGCACAAAATAAAGTTATTGCCAATATTAAAGTAGGCAATGAACCGATGGGAATAGTTGTAACCCCAGATAATGCAAAAGTATATGTAGTAAATCACGATGATTCTGATATTAATGCAAGCGATGTATCGGTTATAGATACATCAACAAATTCAGTTATTAAAAAAATCACCGTAGATTATGGACCATGGGGCGCCGCAATTACTCCTGATGGATCAAAAGTTTATGTAACAAATAATATGGCCAATACAGTTTCAGTAATAGATACAACTACTAATAATGTCATTAAAACAATATCAGTAGGCAACGGACCTCATGGTATAGTAATATCACCAGATGGAACAAAGGCTTATGTAGCTAATAGTGGAAGTGCAAGTGTATCAGTAATTGATATAAATTCAAACATGGTTTCAGCAACTATACCAGTAGGTAATATACCTTATGGTTTAGCAGTTACGCCAGATGGTTATAAAGTCTATGTAACAAATAATGCAGATAATACAGTTTCGGCTATCGATACAATTACAGATACAGTCTTTTATATAATCCCAGTAGGAAGTGGACCAGTTGGTATAGCCTTTACACCTGATGGTTCAACTGCCTACGTAGTTAATAATGGCGATAACAGCATATCTGTCATACCACTGGCCACAAATATAGTTTCTACTACTATCCAAGTTGGAAAACAACCTATAGCCTTTGGAAATTTTATAATGGGTAAACCATCACTTATCATAAATGCACATGCTCAACGTAATGATAAAAATGAAGTAACCCTTACTAATCCTGTCAATTTAGAGTATGAAATAAAAAACAGCATGCCAGGAGATGAACTATTTCTTATTTTATATGCCCCACAACTCGGGATAAACTGGTCATACCTCAATAGCCAGGCACAGTGGATTCCTTTGCCTAACGATCTAAGTCAAGTTACTCCATTTGGCTATACAACAGCCAACGGCATATTTTCGCTATATAAAGGCGACCTCCCTCCAGGCGACTATATCCTTTATATGGGATTCGATTCAAATAAAAATGGTTTTCTCGACAACAGCGTTGTATATGACGGCATAACAATCCATGTCCAGTGAAATGCAGCAAAAAATTATTTCATAATTGTTAATGGTACATAAATTGTAGATCAATCAAAAAATAAGCGCATTTTTGATTATTTCCCAGGCCTCCTCGGCTGTCTCTACATATTGGAAGATATTCAAATCCTCTGATGAAATAACCCCTTCTTCCACTAAAAAATCAAATCCTACGGCCTTTTCCCAAAATTCCTTGCCAAAGAGCAACACCGGAATGGGTTTTATCTTTTTGGTCTGGATGAGGGTCAAGGTCTCAAAGAGCTCATCCATAGTACCAAATCCACCCGGAAATGCCACAAGGGCCCGTGCGCGCATGAGAAAATGCATCTTTCTTATGGCAAAGTAGTGGAACTGAAAACACAGCTCGGGCGTAATATAGTTGTTAGGCCTCTGCTCATGCGGCAGCACGATATTCAACCCTATGCTTTTTGCATTTTTTTCAAATGCACCGCGGTTTGCAGCCTCCATGATCCCAGGTCCGCCACCGGTTATCACAAATATCTTACACATCTCATTGTTGTTACAATGTTCGGAAATTATGCCGGCAAGCCGACGCGCCTCCTCATAGTAGGAAGATTTTTCCACAAGCCTTGCCGCTATCTTCAACTTCTGGGCTGCGGCTGGATCCTGCGGATCTTTCTCTACCTCCTTAAATGCCTCATCCATGACCTTTTTTGCAATTGCCGGATCAGGTATCCTTGTACTGCCGAAGACCACAACCGTCGCCTCAATGCCATGTTCCTCAAACATGATCTCGGGTTTCATGAGCTCAAGCTGGAGACGGATCGGTCTCAGTTCGTCCCGAACGAGGAAATCCCTATCCATATAGGCAAGCCTGTACGATGGTGACAGGGTCTGTGGA of Dissulfurimicrobium hydrothermale contains these proteins:
- a CDS encoding YVTN family beta-propeller repeat protein produces the protein MIKKSISCLVMGNFYLTLFIYAILNGVAYAGPLAYITNFDQDSVYVIDTTTNTVISEIGVGRWPFGIAITSDGSRAYVTNNLDNTVSVIDIAQNKVIANIKVGNEPMGIVVTPDNAKVYVVNHDDSDINASDVSVIDTSTNSVIKKITVDYGPWGAAITPDGSKVYVTNNMANTVSVIDTTTNNVIKTISVGNGPHGIVISPDGTKAYVANSGSASVSVIDINSNMVSATIPVGNIPYGLAVTPDGYKVYVTNNADNTVSAIDTITDTVFYIIPVGSGPVGIAFTPDGSTAYVVNNGDNSISVIPLATNIVSTTIQVGKQPIAFGNFIMGKPSLIINAHAQRNDKNEVTLTNPVNLEYEIKNSMPGDELFLILYAPQLGINWSYLNSQAQWIPLPNDLSQVTPFGYTTANGIFSLYKGDLPPGDYILYMGFDSNKNGFLDNSVVYDGITIHVQ
- a CDS encoding LOG family protein; this translates as MSEKIRKKPFPSAQEDLKAAELFVESPQTLSPSYRLAYMDRDFLVRDELRPIRLQLELMKPEIMFEEHGIEATVVVFGSTRIPDPAIAKKVMDEAFKEVEKDPQDPAAAQKLKIAARLVEKSSYYEEARRLAGIISEHCNNNEMCKIFVITGGGPGIMEAANRGAFEKNAKSIGLNIVLPHEQRPNNYITPELCFQFHYFAIRKMHFLMRARALVAFPGGFGTMDELFETLTLIQTKKIKPIPVLLFGKEFWEKAVGFDFLVEEGVISSEDLNIFQYVETAEEAWEIIKNALIF